Below is a genomic region from Sebastes umbrosus isolate fSebUmb1 chromosome 20, fSebUmb1.pri, whole genome shotgun sequence.
CTAAACaagactaaaacgggtctatgGTGGGTGTCAGAGGGTTAATGAACAAGTTACGTCTGAAAACGGAAGCTTATTTTACTCGACTATATCACTTGTTCTCAATATACGGTCTTTCTAACagcattattttgaaggatCCAACCGGAAGTCATTGCTCTTATTGTTGTATTGTCGTCTTCCTgtcctgacagcagcagagcagctggagcagcagGCTACGTCATGCTGTCTGTCATGGTGGAACATGATAGATGAAGTTCATCAGTCCACCTGACAGCCTGGCAGCCTGGCTGCACTTCATCACGTGTACCGGTTGAGAGGGTACCGGTACCGGAGCCGGTTAGTGTTTCCTGGATACACTCGGATATCAGTTATTCCGAAGACAACATCGAGAATGGAGGACTCTCCTCAGCAGCCGCCGCTGTTCACTGTGGGTGTGATCGCGGACATCCAGTACGCGGACAGCGAGGACGGATACAACTACCAGCGGACCCGGAGACGGTACTACCGGAGCAGCCTGCAGCTGCTGAGACAAGCCCTGGACAGCTGGTCCGAGTCCGCTGTCAAACTGGAGTTCATCCTCCAGCTGGGAGACATCATCGACGGCTCCAACAAGCGGCGGGACGCCTCTGATCGAGCCCTGGACACCGTACTGACAGAGTTCCGCTCCGGATCCGGATCCGGCTCCAGCCCCGTGGAGGTCCTCCATGTGTGGGGCAACCACGAGTTCTATAACTTCAGTAGGAGCtcgctgctgctgtcagagctCAACAGCACCCTGGGCACCGACAGGAGCCGCAGGGGGGACATCTACGCCTTCCAGGTCAGCCCGGTCCCCGGGTTCACCTTCATTGTACTGGATGCTTATGATGTGAGCCTGCTGGGCAGAGAGGAGTCCAGTGATCAGTACAGAGAGGCTATGGACCTGATCAAACAGTACAACAACAACGAGGATCTCAACTGTCCCCCAGGTATGAGGGCTGCTCACTACTCACAGTGTTATTGTATATGATGCTAATGTATAATACAATATCATTCTTCAGCACAATGTATTGTACATTGAAGCCATAGCTCACAACAGGCTCTGGTATGTGAATATATCAGGTCAGGTCAGGTCAGGTCAGGTCGCCCCATAGCTGTGATCTAATCACAACACATCACTGTGAGATATTGCTTTCAGAAAACGGCCCTCAAGTATGGTAATATGAAATTTATAGACACATTTcaatttaagtatttttttaaataaataaataataatgtaatgcaaTCACTGAGAAACTGCCCAGCGTCAGTAGGGGGACATTGATAAGGGAGGTGTGTTGCTGGGCGTGGCGAAGATGTTAACTTTCTCCGGTCCTGCATCAGGGGCCTCATTTAAAACCATTGCGTGCGTACAGAAAAGGGCTTGAAATGTTAAGCATGAATTGGGATTTAGAAAATAAACTGATGAGGAAATGTGTGTACATTTAAGGAACCGACCCGTGCGTATGCACATTATGGAGGAGTGGGAAATTGGCGACAGATGGTGCGGTGGTGAATTGAAGCCAGCTTTTAGAAATGAACAGTGAGTAGGGTCTGGTACCGTTCACATTTGAAtggatggacgacatgacagctccccagaggtgaagccaaaacagctggatcgccccctggtggctggctgcagtatagggcATTAGTCCCGCCTCCCCCATGTTCGTGGATGGGAtgtgggccaaactaaaaggtcaaagtacacgtcaaatacattttccccaaagatgtttttttgtcattttaggtagaTCTTATCACGCCGATGTATGTTAAAGTTTgcttttaattagttattttgatgctataaaaatggGGTGAGActtcatgattggcagctgtgagtctctccctctgacaagctgcggccgtgctcggctcgcgattggttggggtgtgtgtttgggaggGACCTCGACAGCATGGTTCCACTGCCCGATCATTGCTGTtcagactctggctccagaTAATGTCAAAATCTCATGATGACAGCTCCCatatccaggatattttggcttcacctcTGTGGAgtgagaggaagtggagacgcgtcgttcATCTTTATATTCTGTACAGTCCATGCTGCGGCTCAAACACTCTCACCCAGATGTGCTCTCGGCTACCGAAATTTGGCACTGCTTGATTTAATGTGAATCAGTGGTACCTTTAAAATGATTGAAAtaaatgactagtactggttactgtatgaaggatgatgattgaaatgaatgactagtaatGGTTACTGTTTGAAGGATGatgattgaaatgaatgactagtactggatACTGTTTGAAGGATGATGATTGAAATGAATgcctagtactggttactgtatgaaggatgatgattgaaatgaatgactagtactggatactgtatgaagcgcgtgcatgtTCCCCTGCTCGTTTGGTGGGAGGGGCTTatgacagagaggggagagaggagagctgcaggatgagGGCTGTATTTCTAaattctggtgttttttttgctttttctcccTGAAAACTGCCTACCCTGGggtaccacttgaattacaacatgctgaagggttatttatttttgctcaaTAAGGCCCATAATAAACTGCCTCTCCCAGCTTTAAATGGACCACTCTAGGTTTGATCATccaatgaattcattaatttgcatgttttattaCGCTTTAGCCATTTCACAGCCACCAGGGTGACTGACAGTGAAGATCAAGTAGATaatgatgttgttgtttcagtgtCGGAGGGCCTGCAGCAGAGGTTCACTATGTTCAACGGTGGGTTCAGTAAGGACCAGCTGGACTGGCTAGATTCTGTTCTGACCTCGGCCGATGAGAAACGTGAAAGAGTCACAATTGTCAGTAAGTAAAACCTGTCGCtttaattttttactttttttcttccaagAGGAGTCAGTAAATATGTAATGTAAAAACTCTTCCATTTCTAgactaaacaaataaaccaatttatagattaatttaaaatgaacatTAGTTGCAGCCTGTGAAATATGTTGTGTGAATCATCTGCTGTCCTGCAGCTGTACCAGTTCAAAGCAATctaaacatttgttttcctgCCCAGGTCACCTCCCCGTTCACCCCCGCTCCACAGACGCCATGTGCCTCGCCTGGAACTTCGATGAGCTTCTGGCCATCATACGGTCCCACAGCAGCGTGGTGTGTTTCATGGCTGGACACGACCACGACGGCGGATACTACCAGGATAAAGACACGGGAGTGCACCACCTGACATTAGAGGGGGTGATTGAGACTCCACCTGACAGCAACGCCTTCGGCACGGTCTCTGTGTACGAGGACAGGATGGTGCTGAAAGGGAACGGGAGGATCAAAGATCGAGTGTTGCTGTTTCCATGCCAACGTGACACATCATAGGGCAACGTGACATATGCTGGAAATAAGATTCATACACTACTGAAGCTGTCATGGCAATATTTAGAGGTTTAGAGAGGTATATTCTGGACTGGGACATTTAGAGGATGTTTGTTACATTCTCTGGAGAAGTCAGGGAATTTTATATGGCTCACTTTAGTTGACAGATCATCTTCCATCCCACAGGATAAGGCTTTCCATGTTTTTCTCAGATGAAAAACattcacaaatgcacacactccAGTAATGGAAGTACTATAACTTTCCATACTTTTAGTTATATTAAAGGCCAAGGTGGGAATATTTTCAAATGTGAAGTACTGACAACTATTACAGAAACACAGACCGGAGCATATGTGGGTCTGTTGTGCAATGTAGTAACAGATTTGATGGGTGCAGTGTATTGCTAACTATAACTGATATATTACCCCGTTTTCAGGTGAGAAGATAAGTGCAAATCTGTATGACTTACAATGTAAAACAATACAACGAATAATAAAAATCTACCTGCAGTACTTGCACCTCTGTGCTCAGCTAAATGTCTCAGTGACATCTCTGGCATTTCCTGCCGCATTCATGTTACATGGGAAAGTTGTGGATACCAGCCTTCTATCACTTGAGTTTTACACTTGAATATCACTTGAGGTTGGATTATGAACCCCAACTTTGACATCACTCCGGACACCGTGGTAGTGCATTAACACTATGGAGAATCTGCTTGCAGATGACAATGTGGTGATAAATCATGCCAATAACTGCATATTGCTTTGTGTGAGAAAAAATAATCCtgtattcattcaaaatccggcaacCCAGCACCTTCCTGCAGGGTTGTGCGGAGTTGTGCAgagttatttgtgttttagaacgtCACCGCCTTgaaaaaatcagaaaataatgtttaatttctCTGATTTGCTGTGAAGAAGTAATCCCTTttaactatataaaaatgtgataaacaacgataaaagtattaatcctataactttgtttttactATTGAAACAGCATATATTCCTAGTGCAGCTGTATAGACCCCAGTGCTGTAATACTCACACTGGCCGCTGTAACTCACAGCTCTAATGACGTAACGCAAACGAACTTCAAGTCGCATCATAGCTGTGTAGAAAAAGATGCCACCCCAAGAGGCCCAAAAAAGGACATCTCTAACTTAACGGATGGCAGAGGAGGACGAGTTTATGCTGATTTGTAGGCTAGTTTGACGGCGACCAGTAGAAGTGGAGAACGTAAATTTCATGATGACAAGATAAGAAGGATGTGTCCTTTGTTTCAAGTATATACCCATATGATGTTAAGCTAGCGGTCAGTCGTGTTCCGGATCGGCTCGGGTTTGATTGTGTTTTGTCTTCTgatttttaaaacacaataaaactctATTTTTCTTGCAACATACTTGTACAGCATCAAGTGATTCATTTGAGTAACCTGTGTTGACTTTCTGACACTATTAGAATTGAACATTGAATAACATTGAGCTGTGATCTCAGCCGTCTAGGCCCAAGGCCTGAGATTTCCAGATTCAAcagctgctttgttctcactaacgccgctccctctcttcagtcactctatagctcgctccaccatcgctgatctctctctctctctctccctctcgttGAGCTGAGGACGAGGGGCCAACAttgaatgctgtgtgtttacaaacaccaactgacaactgttacatattatacctttgcgtaatcaataatttgacacaaaaatggtccgccagagtccgagtTCAGAACTGCctccatagcaatggtctgctataaagaaataacagacattATAACACCATGACtgtccaatcagaatcgagtattcaaaaACGCTGTGTTATATGAACTGGATACCGGACCCCAAGATGGCACCTATTTAGTCCAATAAGAATTGCTTGCCTGGCGCATAGGCCAAAGAGGATTTATAGCTTCCGGGTATGCGGTCCAGTGAATATgagcagtagtgtttctccTGCTGGCCTCGCGGAAAGTTTTATagatatcaatcaatcaaaaattCATATTAGAAATAGTCATAAttgaccttgtttgcagttcgagatgtcctgtcaacagttttacagccGTCTCTTTTACAATGCGAGTGGCCACTGGAAGAAAAGGAAGCAAGGCTGAGCGGCGGCACCGTATCCAGGGTACATCCCAATTCTCTTAATTGTcatttcctcgctcctcgcttgaACCAAAAGTTCTGGTGCACCATCTGAACCATCTTAAAgaccgtcccaaagctcttatttctgcACGGAGGACCGAGGATCGAGGAGGGATCTCTGAGGAGCGAGGATGCACGAGAATATCCTTCACAGAAGTCTTTTACcaaccgacacgcccccttattggatatcagttactgattggacgctgctgctgatagacacgccccttattggatatcagttactgattggacgctgctgccgaccggactgatctgataactttacctctcaacatcagTGGAGTTTCATatcggagtgaagacagatcacagag
It encodes:
- the adprm gene encoding manganese-dependent ADP-ribose/CDP-alcohol diphosphatase — encoded protein: MEDSPQQPPLFTVGVIADIQYADSEDGYNYQRTRRRYYRSSLQLLRQALDSWSESAVKLEFILQLGDIIDGSNKRRDASDRALDTVLTEFRSGSGSGSSPVEVLHVWGNHEFYNFSRSSLLLSELNSTLGTDRSRRGDIYAFQVSPVPGFTFIVLDAYDVSLLGREESSDQYREAMDLIKQYNNNEDLNCPPVSEGLQQRFTMFNGGFSKDQLDWLDSVLTSADEKRERVTIVSHLPVHPRSTDAMCLAWNFDELLAIIRSHSSVVCFMAGHDHDGGYYQDKDTGVHHLTLEGVIETPPDSNAFGTVSVYEDRMVLKGNGRIKDRVLLFPCQRDTS